From Verrucomicrobiota bacterium, a single genomic window includes:
- a CDS encoding DUF1501 domain-containing protein produces the protein MSTELSHAGRRLLDRRTFLQFAGTGLGGIALATLLGEQGLMAAERDRSPIRPQVRPEAPLAARPPHFPAKAKRVLLIFCSGACSHLDAWDHKPELIKMDGRPLPGNEKLITFQGEQGNLVKPIWEFKPRGQSGKYISDLFPNLAELADDLCFIHSMTAKSNTHGPAENQMSTGFTLDGFPSMGAWVSYALGTECSDLPAFVAIPDPRGVPQIGPRQWASAFLPAVFQGTAFNADKPIPNLNRPEQISESAATSTRDFLKFINDKHLEKHPGDTDLSARIASYELAAKMQLRAAEVSDLSGESAVTRELYGVNDANKLKAGYAKNCLLARRLLERDVRFVQLFNGSYAMGEGVGNWDGHRKLKEQYSIHAAIFDQPTAALLRDLKGRGLLEDTLVVWTTEFGRMPTFQKGANGRDHNPKGFTVWMTGAGVKRAFSYGATDEFGYQAAENIATIYDLHATILHLLGLDHERLSFYHNGIERRLTDVHGQVIREVLA, from the coding sequence ATGAGCACCGAGCTTTCCCATGCCGGTCGTCGGTTGCTCGACCGACGCACGTTTCTGCAATTTGCCGGGACGGGTTTGGGCGGCATTGCGCTGGCGACGTTGCTTGGCGAGCAAGGTTTGATGGCGGCGGAAAGAGATCGTTCGCCGATCCGACCGCAAGTCCGTCCGGAGGCGCCGTTGGCTGCGCGGCCGCCGCATTTTCCGGCGAAAGCTAAACGCGTGTTGCTGATCTTTTGTTCCGGCGCATGTAGTCATCTTGACGCGTGGGATCACAAACCGGAGTTGATCAAGATGGATGGCAGGCCGCTGCCGGGCAATGAAAAGCTCATCACGTTTCAAGGCGAGCAGGGCAATCTCGTCAAGCCGATCTGGGAATTCAAACCACGCGGGCAAAGCGGCAAATACATTTCCGACCTGTTCCCCAACCTGGCGGAACTGGCGGATGACCTGTGCTTCATTCATTCCATGACCGCCAAGAGCAACACGCATGGTCCGGCGGAAAACCAGATGAGCACCGGCTTCACGCTGGACGGTTTTCCGAGCATGGGCGCGTGGGTTTCCTACGCGCTGGGGACCGAGTGCAGTGATCTACCTGCCTTTGTTGCCATTCCCGATCCGCGCGGCGTGCCGCAAATCGGCCCGCGCCAATGGGCCTCGGCTTTTCTGCCGGCGGTTTTTCAGGGTACGGCCTTCAATGCCGACAAACCGATTCCCAATCTGAACCGTCCTGAGCAGATTAGCGAAAGCGCCGCAACCTCCACGCGCGATTTTTTGAAATTCATCAACGACAAACATCTTGAGAAACATCCGGGCGACACCGACCTCAGCGCGCGGATTGCCAGTTACGAACTGGCAGCCAAGATGCAATTGCGCGCCGCGGAGGTCAGCGATTTATCCGGGGAAAGCGCCGTCACCCGCGAGTTGTATGGCGTCAACGATGCCAACAAGCTCAAGGCGGGTTATGCAAAAAATTGCCTGCTCGCTCGCCGGTTGCTGGAGCGTGACGTGCGGTTCGTTCAACTCTTCAACGGCTCTTATGCGATGGGCGAAGGTGTCGGCAACTGGGACGGGCATCGAAAACTGAAGGAACAATACTCAATCCACGCGGCGATCTTCGATCAACCTACCGCTGCCCTGTTGCGCGATTTGAAGGGCAGGGGTTTGTTGGAGGATACGCTGGTCGTCTGGACGACGGAGTTTGGTCGGATGCCGACGTTTCAAAAGGGCGCCAACGGGCGCGATCACAATCCGAAGGGATTCACGGTTTGGATGACCGGCGCCGGGGTGAAACGCGCCTTCAGTTACGGCGCCACGGATGAATTTGGTTATCAAGCCGCGGAGAACATTGCGACCATTTACGATCTTCACGCCACCATTCTGCATCTGCTGGGATTGGATCACGAGCGCCTGAGCTTCTATCACAACGGCATCGAACGTCGCCTCACTGATGTGCATGGGCAGGTGATCCGCGAAGTTTTGGCTTAA
- a CDS encoding sulfatase-like hydrolase/transferase, whose product MRKLLSHRLGGVALFYVIFLAVALGIRLVLLFHSWRNMDLHPLKLAGVFAYSFLFDLATASCFTIPMILYLALLPQRWFASRVHRFLSATFYFVCLYGLIFVAAAEWFFWEEFSARFNFIAVDYLVYTTEVIGNIQESYPLPLIFSGLFVVTALLFYGFWKTGCLRIWQQSQSGWRSRWVWAVVLLIPPIFFTLVLNNRQVPEFGNVFNQELAKDGIYSFFAAYRENELSYDRFYPTLDDQVAFGRLRKLLRTDNAQLLSEEPTDITRSIKNEGEEKRYNVIQITVESLSAKFLGALGNRKHLTPNLDALAEQSLFFTNFYATGTRTVRGMEALVLSLPPTPGQSIVRRPGNEQMFTLGSVLRSRGYDTAFIYGGFGYFDNMNYFFEHNGYKLVDRASVPKSEITFGNVWGACDEDLFNWALKEADSSYAKGKPFHHFVMTTSNHRPFTFPGGKIDIPSHTGRHGAVKYTDYAIGELLRKAREKPWFTNTLFVIVADHCASSAGKTALPVDGYAIPLFIYNPYLIQPRKVAALCSQIDFAPTMLGLLNWSYPSRFFGKDILKMQPSDERAFIANYQKLGYLQKNRLAILQPVRKKNLYQYDHAKESLVSTTPDEEFLNDTIAYYQTASYLFTHHLDREIEAK is encoded by the coding sequence ATGCGCAAACTGTTGTCTCATCGTTTGGGGGGCGTGGCCCTCTTTTACGTTATCTTTCTGGCCGTTGCCCTGGGCATCCGGCTGGTCCTGCTGTTTCATTCGTGGCGCAACATGGATCTACACCCGCTGAAGCTGGCCGGCGTCTTCGCTTACAGCTTCCTCTTCGATCTGGCGACGGCTTCCTGCTTTACCATCCCGATGATTCTGTATCTGGCGCTGCTGCCGCAACGCTGGTTTGCCAGCCGTGTGCACCGCTTTCTCAGCGCGACATTTTATTTTGTATGCCTCTACGGTTTGATATTTGTGGCCGCTGCCGAATGGTTTTTCTGGGAGGAGTTTAGTGCGCGATTCAATTTCATCGCCGTCGATTACCTCGTCTATACCACCGAAGTCATCGGCAACATCCAGGAATCCTATCCACTGCCGCTGATCTTTAGTGGACTGTTCGTCGTCACCGCGCTGCTCTTCTACGGTTTTTGGAAAACCGGGTGTTTGCGAATCTGGCAACAATCGCAGTCCGGATGGCGAAGTCGTTGGGTTTGGGCCGTCGTGCTTCTCATCCCGCCAATCTTCTTCACTCTCGTACTCAACAACCGTCAAGTGCCCGAATTTGGCAACGTGTTCAACCAGGAGCTGGCCAAGGACGGCATTTACTCCTTTTTTGCTGCCTATCGGGAGAATGAACTCAGTTACGACCGGTTTTACCCCACGCTCGACGACCAAGTGGCCTTTGGGCGTCTGCGTAAATTGTTGCGGACGGACAACGCCCAATTGCTTTCGGAAGAACCCACCGACATCACGCGCTCTATCAAGAACGAGGGCGAGGAGAAACGTTACAACGTCATTCAAATCACGGTCGAAAGCCTGAGCGCCAAGTTTCTCGGTGCGCTGGGCAATCGCAAACACCTCACTCCGAATCTCGACGCGCTGGCCGAACAGAGCCTGTTCTTCACCAATTTCTACGCTACCGGCACCCGGACAGTGCGCGGCATGGAAGCCTTGGTCCTCTCGCTGCCGCCCACGCCCGGCCAATCCATTGTCCGCCGACCGGGCAACGAGCAAATGTTCACACTCGGCTCGGTGTTGCGATCGCGGGGCTACGACACGGCATTCATCTACGGTGGCTTTGGCTATTTCGACAACATGAATTATTTTTTCGAGCACAACGGTTACAAGCTGGTTGATCGCGCCTCGGTGCCGAAAAGCGAGATCACATTCGGCAATGTCTGGGGCGCGTGCGACGAAGACCTGTTCAACTGGGCGCTCAAAGAGGCGGACTCATCCTATGCGAAAGGCAAACCGTTTCATCACTTCGTCATGACCACGTCCAATCATCGGCCTTTCACCTTTCCCGGCGGCAAGATTGACATTCCGTCGCACACCGGCCGGCACGGCGCGGTCAAATACACCGATTACGCGATCGGCGAATTGTTGCGCAAGGCGCGGGAGAAACCGTGGTTCACCAACACGCTGTTCGTCATCGTCGCCGACCACTGCGCCAGCAGCGCCGGCAAGACCGCGCTGCCCGTTGACGGCTACGCGATTCCGCTTTTCATTTATAATCCCTACCTGATCCAACCCCGGAAGGTGGCGGCGCTGTGCAGCCAGATTGACTTTGCACCCACCATGCTCGGATTGCTCAACTGGTCTTATCCCAGCCGTTTTTTTGGAAAGGACATTCTCAAAATGCAACCGTCCGATGAGCGCGCTTTCATCGCGAATTATCAAAAGCTGGGCTACCTGCAAAAGAACCGATTGGCAATACTTCAACCCGTGCGAAAAAAGAATCTCTATCAATACGATCACGCCAAGGAGAGCCTTGTTTCCACAACGCCCGACGAAGAATTCCTGAACGACACCATTGCTTACTATCAGACGGCGAGTTACCTCTTCACGCATCATTTGGACAGGGAAATTGAAGCGAAATAG
- a CDS encoding EamA family transporter, producing the protein MALLAACVAGFMAMMVRAGISPNLRVAIRTTLILALVWIFAYANQKPISLLALSWSVRCMVVLSGLAIALAWFFHFRGLRQPETPSVAPMDRINVLFAALFAVLLLYGPSAQRFGLGALLLVSGALILSWNRN; encoded by the coding sequence GTGGCATTGCTGGCCGCCTGCGTCGCCGGGTTTATGGCGATGATGGTTCGGGCGGGCATCTCTCCAAACCTTCGCGTGGCTATTCGCACCACATTAATTCTGGCGCTGGTTTGGATTTTTGCGTATGCGAATCAAAAACCCATATCCTTACTGGCGTTGTCCTGGTCTGTGCGGTGCATGGTGGTACTCTCCGGTCTTGCGATCGCTTTGGCTTGGTTTTTTCATTTTCGCGGGTTGCGACAACCGGAGACGCCAAGTGTTGCACCGATGGACAGAATAAACGTGCTCTTCGCCGCGCTTTTTGCCGTCTTGCTGCTTTACGGTCCCTCTGCTCAACGTTTCGGCTTGGGAGCATTGCTCCTGGTTAGCGGCGCGCTCATCTTGTCCTGGAACCGTAATTGA
- a CDS encoding NADH-quinone oxidoreductase subunit N, which yields MSGVSYLEMLKLAIPETILVIAALAVLAVDLGIMRAEARQYRMILSALISCVGCAAAIFWMFTTEQHANFLNGSGMLVVDPLTQLVQQALLVLTVFTVLISIETNFTDHVGEYFALLLLATVGMMFLVSSENVLMIFVSLELTSLSLYILTAFNKQNVQSAEAALKYFLFGGMAAAFTLFGLSLLYGLTGEINLIQLAAKLKGTALDPLLVVAIVMTVIGFGFKIAAVPFHLWAPDAYQGAPTPSAAFIASGSKVASFFILAKVMMLGFTGAEGSGNWRHYESGWVPVLAILAAGSMLLGNLVAIVQSSVKRLLAYSAIAHAGYMLLGVMVHGEQGFASLLYYAATYGLTTIGAFGVVSVVQEKAGGDSLSDFAGLSRRAPLISFCMMIFMLSLAGIPPLAGFFGKFYLFTAAIGTDPKNLGLLWLVAFAIAMSAVSLYYYLQVLKQIYVVDAPSNAPAIRTPLSSKVALGLLALGVLVLGAAPNLVLERLLAAIKSVGY from the coding sequence TTGAGCGGGGTAAGTTATCTTGAAATGCTCAAGCTGGCGATCCCGGAAACCATCCTGGTGATCGCGGCGCTGGCGGTGCTGGCGGTCGATTTGGGCATCATGCGCGCGGAGGCGCGCCAGTATCGGATGATTTTGTCGGCGCTGATTTCTTGTGTTGGTTGCGCCGCTGCAATCTTCTGGATGTTCACCACGGAACAGCACGCAAACTTCTTGAACGGCAGCGGCATGTTAGTGGTTGACCCGTTGACACAACTCGTGCAGCAGGCCTTGCTGGTGCTGACGGTGTTCACGGTGCTGATTTCGATTGAAACCAATTTCACCGATCACGTGGGAGAATACTTCGCACTGCTGCTGCTGGCGACGGTCGGGATGATGTTCCTGGTCAGTTCGGAAAATGTGCTGATGATTTTCGTCTCGCTCGAACTGACCAGCCTGTCGCTCTATATCCTGACGGCTTTCAACAAGCAAAACGTCCAGTCTGCCGAAGCCGCGCTGAAATACTTTTTGTTCGGCGGGATGGCGGCGGCGTTCACCTTGTTTGGGTTGAGTCTGCTTTACGGGCTGACGGGAGAAATCAACTTGATCCAGCTCGCTGCAAAGTTGAAGGGGACTGCACTTGATCCGCTGCTGGTTGTGGCGATTGTGATGACGGTCATCGGGTTCGGTTTCAAAATTGCGGCGGTGCCGTTTCATCTCTGGGCGCCGGACGCGTATCAAGGCGCGCCGACGCCGAGCGCGGCGTTCATCGCGTCGGGTTCCAAGGTGGCCAGCTTTTTCATTCTCGCCAAAGTGATGATGCTGGGTTTCACCGGTGCGGAGGGGAGCGGCAACTGGCGTCATTACGAGTCCGGCTGGGTGCCGGTGCTGGCGATTCTGGCGGCTGGTTCGATGTTGCTGGGCAATCTGGTGGCGATCGTGCAGAGCAGCGTGAAACGTCTGCTCGCGTACTCGGCCATCGCTCACGCGGGCTACATGTTGCTCGGCGTGATGGTCCACGGGGAGCAGGGGTTCGCCTCGCTGCTCTATTACGCCGCGACCTACGGGTTGACGACCATTGGCGCTTTCGGTGTCGTCTCAGTGGTGCAGGAAAAAGCTGGCGGCGACAGTCTCTCTGACTTTGCCGGTTTGAGTCGGCGCGCGCCATTAATTTCCTTCTGCATGATGATTTTCATGTTGTCGCTGGCAGGGATTCCCCCGCTGGCCGGATTCTTTGGAAAGTTCTATCTTTTCACGGCTGCGATTGGCACCGACCCGAAAAATCTCGGCCTGCTTTGGCTGGTCGCGTTCGCCATCGCGATGAGCGCAGTGTCGCTTTACTACTATCTGCAAGTGCTCAAGCAGATTTACGTGGTGGACGCGCCGTCCAATGCGCCGGCCATTCGCACGCCGTTGTCGAGCAAAGTGGCTTTGGGCTTGCTGGCGCTGGGGGTGTTGGTGTTGGGCGCCGCACCGAATCTGGTTTTGGAAAGGTTGCTGGCGGCGATCAAGTCTGTCGGGTACTAA
- a CDS encoding NADH-quinone oxidoreductase subunit M: protein MLAWTIYISFLGVLVLMLLPKGNASAARWVALLTAVAGFLIALAGIVAQLQKPLELRAQIETVTHIAWIPSLGIELHLAADGISLTLVLLTGIAAVVGILFSWNIEHRAKEFFAFYLALIGGVYGVFLSFDLFLLFVFYELAIIPKYFLIAIWGSTRKEYGAMKLALYSFVGSAMVLIGIVAAFVVAGSKTMSLLELAKYPFPEHFQYWAFPLVFVGFAILAGLWPFHTWAPTGHVAAPTAASMLLAGVVMKLGAYGCLRVAMTLFPLGLVAWRNEVALLAVIGIVYGAMVALVQKDFKFVIGYSSVSHMGFVLLGLVTLNEIGLSGAVLQMFSHGIIAGLLFAVVGRMVYDRTHTRELSALEGMNLAKAMPFAAMTFVVASVASMGLPGFSGFVAELQVLIGAWQAFPTFAVLAGVGILVGVAYTLRVLQKAFFGEPANPLTPSLSPSKGERVADRPGEGQHEREPISIPERIGAVILIATSLVIGLYPRLLLDLIVPSFSSPLFEGLRKGGLF, encoded by the coding sequence ATGTTAGCCTGGACAATTTACATTTCATTTCTTGGCGTGCTGGTGCTGATGCTCCTGCCGAAGGGCAATGCGTCGGCGGCGCGGTGGGTTGCGTTGCTGACGGCGGTCGCAGGATTTCTGATCGCGCTGGCAGGCATTGTTGCACAACTTCAAAAGCCCCTGGAGTTGCGGGCACAGATTGAAACTGTCACCCACATTGCGTGGATTCCGTCGCTTGGCATCGAGCTTCATCTCGCGGCGGATGGAATCAGTTTGACGCTCGTTCTGTTGACCGGGATTGCGGCGGTGGTGGGGATATTATTTTCGTGGAATATCGAGCATCGGGCGAAGGAGTTCTTTGCGTTTTACCTCGCGCTCATCGGTGGCGTCTATGGCGTGTTCCTCAGTTTCGATCTGTTCCTGCTCTTCGTCTTTTACGAACTGGCGATCATTCCGAAATATTTTCTGATCGCGATCTGGGGTTCGACGCGCAAGGAATACGGCGCGATGAAACTGGCGCTCTACTCCTTCGTCGGTAGCGCGATGGTGCTGATCGGAATTGTGGCGGCCTTTGTCGTCGCCGGGTCGAAGACGATGAGTCTGCTGGAGCTGGCGAAGTATCCGTTCCCGGAACATTTCCAATACTGGGCGTTCCCTTTGGTGTTCGTGGGGTTTGCGATTCTGGCGGGTTTGTGGCCGTTTCACACATGGGCGCCAACCGGACACGTAGCCGCGCCGACGGCGGCGTCGATGTTGCTCGCGGGGGTGGTGATGAAGCTGGGCGCTTACGGCTGTTTGCGCGTGGCGATGACGCTGTTTCCGTTGGGGCTCGTGGCGTGGCGAAATGAAGTCGCTTTGCTCGCGGTCATCGGGATTGTCTATGGCGCGATGGTGGCGCTGGTGCAGAAGGATTTTAAATTTGTCATCGGTTATTCGAGCGTGAGTCACATGGGGTTTGTGTTGCTGGGGCTGGTGACGCTGAACGAAATCGGCTTGAGCGGCGCGGTGCTGCAGATGTTTTCCCACGGCATCATCGCGGGTCTGCTGTTCGCGGTGGTGGGGCGGATGGTTTACGACCGGACGCACACACGGGAATTGTCCGCGTTGGAAGGGATGAATCTGGCGAAGGCGATGCCGTTTGCCGCGATGACGTTTGTCGTGGCGAGTGTGGCATCGATGGGTTTGCCGGGGTTCAGCGGATTTGTGGCGGAGTTGCAGGTGCTCATCGGCGCGTGGCAGGCATTCCCAACATTCGCGGTTTTGGCTGGCGTCGGGATTCTGGTTGGTGTGGCTTACACGCTGCGTGTTTTACAAAAGGCTTTTTTTGGCGAACCGGCGAACCCCCTCACCCCGTCCCTCTCCCCATCGAAGGGGGAGAGGGTGGCCGATAGGCCGGGAGAGGGGCAACACGAACGAGAGCCAATCTCAATTCCCGAGCGGATTGGTGCGGTTATTTTGATCGCCACGTCGTTGGTCATCGGGCTTTACCCGCGCTTGTTGTTGGATTTGATTGTGCCGAGTTTTAGCTCGCCGTTGTTCGAGGGTTTGCGGAAGGGAGGTTTGTTTTGA
- a CDS encoding DUF1553 domain-containing protein, translating into MYSARQLETAFLITVIVAGCLVVRSSGAELESVRGATNEHWAFKAPVRPQVPSVKKTDWPRNKIDNFILAKLEQNKLVPSPEADRVTLIRRLSFDVLGLPPSPEDVDQFVQDKSSDAYEKLVERLLASPRYGERWARHWLDVVRFAESDGFETNLQRPNAWPYRDYVIRAFNEDKPYDQFVLEQLAGDTLGSDEATAFIVGGPWDRVKSPDIQLTLQQRNDELHDMVSTTGSAFLGLTVGCARCHDHKFDPISQTDYYAMQAIFAGVQHGERVLHTPDYEQRVKAADELRPVLAELSKKLERFESLAQIQASWPSETSAVASDSQSSPATNRFPYLRSPVHPRKNVDRFAPVEAKSVRFTILETTDSEPCIDELEIVSAEEKPRNVALAGKGAKASASGTYAGSDLHKLEHINDGKYGNGRSWISSEQGKGWVQIELPDHVVIDKIIWARDREEKFTDRLATKYKIEVATQTDQWKLVASSDDRRPYKAGAKAQSDYSADGLPAGAAEELQSLLDQIKLIEKQLKQSTDFQQVYAGKFVKPERTYRLFRGDPMQKREAVKPAALSEFGKRIELPEDAPDTERRLALARWIINPQNPLTARVMVNRLWQHHFGEGLVGTPSDFGRNGIKPSNPELLDWLATEFMARGWSLKAMHRLILLSSTYRQSTKPNPHALTIDASNRMLWRFPPLRLEAEPIRDAILSVSGKLDLKMGGPGFDLFEPNDNYVKVYNSKKEFGPADWRRMVYQSKPRMQLDDTFGAFDCPDAGQIAPKRNASTTPLQALNLLNSSFMLQQSGFFAERLKQEAGNDPKAQARRAFWLAFGRESTKSEVAASVKLIKESGLSIFCRALFSANEFLYVF; encoded by the coding sequence ATGTATTCTGCACGCCAACTTGAAACCGCGTTTTTGATTACAGTTATCGTCGCGGGCTGTTTGGTCGTGCGTTCGAGCGGTGCGGAACTCGAATCAGTCAGGGGTGCAACCAACGAGCATTGGGCTTTCAAAGCGCCGGTGCGACCGCAAGTTCCGTCTGTGAAGAAAACGGATTGGCCACGCAACAAAATCGATAATTTCATCCTCGCAAAATTGGAACAGAACAAACTCGTGCCGTCGCCGGAAGCGGATCGGGTGACGTTGATCCGGCGCTTGAGTTTCGATGTCCTCGGCCTGCCGCCCTCGCCGGAGGACGTAGATCAATTCGTACAGGATAAAAGTTCCGATGCCTATGAGAAACTGGTGGAACGATTGCTCGCTTCGCCGCGGTATGGCGAACGGTGGGCACGGCACTGGCTCGATGTGGTGCGCTTCGCCGAGAGCGACGGTTTCGAGACAAACCTCCAACGACCCAATGCCTGGCCATATCGCGACTATGTCATTCGTGCCTTCAACGAAGACAAACCCTACGACCAGTTCGTTCTCGAACAACTCGCGGGCGACACGCTCGGCAGCGACGAGGCCACGGCGTTCATCGTCGGCGGACCATGGGACCGCGTGAAGAGTCCGGACATCCAACTGACGCTGCAACAACGCAACGACGAATTGCATGACATGGTTTCAACCACGGGCAGCGCGTTTCTCGGGCTGACAGTCGGCTGCGCGCGCTGTCACGATCACAAGTTCGACCCGATTTCGCAGACGGATTACTACGCGATGCAGGCGATCTTCGCCGGCGTGCAGCACGGCGAGAGGGTTTTGCACACGCCGGACTACGAGCAACGCGTGAAGGCGGCGGATGAACTGCGCCCGGTGCTGGCGGAGTTGAGCAAAAAGTTGGAGCGGTTCGAATCACTGGCGCAAATCCAAGCTTCGTGGCCAAGCGAAACATCTGCGGTTGCTTCGGATTCCCAGTCGTCTCCGGCCACGAACCGATTCCCTTATCTCCGTTCACCAGTCCATCCGCGTAAGAACGTGGATCGCTTTGCGCCAGTGGAGGCGAAGTCCGTGCGCTTTACGATTTTGGAAACCACCGACAGCGAGCCGTGCATTGACGAGTTGGAAATTGTCTCTGCCGAAGAAAAACCGCGCAACGTGGCGCTGGCCGGGAAAGGCGCGAAGGCCAGCGCGTCCGGCACCTATGCTGGTTCCGATCTGCACAAGCTGGAACACATCAACGACGGAAAGTACGGCAATGGTCGCAGTTGGATTTCCAGCGAGCAGGGTAAAGGCTGGGTGCAAATTGAACTGCCCGATCACGTTGTCATCGACAAAATTATTTGGGCGCGCGACCGCGAGGAAAAATTCACCGACCGGCTGGCCACGAAATACAAAATCGAAGTCGCGACCCAAACCGACCAATGGAAACTGGTCGCCTCCTCCGATGACCGACGGCCCTACAAAGCCGGCGCCAAGGCGCAGTCGGATTATTCCGCCGACGGTCTGCCGGCTGGTGCCGCAGAGGAGCTTCAGAGTTTGCTCGACCAGATCAAGCTGATTGAAAAGCAACTCAAGCAGTCGACCGACTTTCAGCAGGTCTATGCCGGCAAATTCGTCAAGCCGGAAAGGACGTATCGATTGTTTCGCGGTGACCCAATGCAGAAGCGGGAAGCCGTGAAGCCCGCCGCGCTCTCTGAATTCGGAAAGAGAATTGAATTGCCGGAGGACGCGCCCGATACTGAGCGTCGCCTGGCCCTGGCGCGCTGGATCATCAATCCACAGAATCCATTGACTGCCCGCGTGATGGTAAATCGTCTCTGGCAACATCACTTCGGCGAGGGTTTGGTGGGCACGCCAAGCGATTTTGGCCGGAACGGAATCAAGCCGAGCAACCCGGAACTGCTCGACTGGCTGGCCACGGAATTCATGGCGCGCGGCTGGAGTCTCAAGGCGATGCACCGGTTGATTTTGCTTTCCAGCACGTACCGACAATCAACCAAGCCCAACCCCCACGCGTTGACGATCGATGCGTCGAACCGAATGCTCTGGCGTTTCCCGCCGCTGCGCCTGGAAGCCGAACCGATTCGCGACGCCATTCTCTCGGTGAGCGGCAAACTTGATTTGAAAATGGGCGGGCCGGGTTTTGATTTATTCGAACCGAATGACAACTACGTGAAGGTCTATAACTCGAAAAAGGAATTCGGGCCGGCCGATTGGCGGCGCATGGTCTATCAATCCAAACCGCGCATGCAACTGGACGATACCTTCGGCGCGTTTGATTGCCCGGACGCCGGACAGATTGCGCCCAAACGAAACGCGTCCACCACGCCCTTGCAGGCGCTTAACCTGTTGAACAGTTCGTTCATGCTCCAGCAGTCGGGATTTTTTGCGGAGCGTCTGAAGCAGGAAGCCGGCAATGATCCGAAGGCGCAGGCGCGAAGAGCATTCTGGCTTGCGTTCGGTCGCGAATCAACGAAGAGCGAGGTTGCGGCTTCGGTGAAGTTAATCAAGGAAAGCGGACTGTCGATATTTTGTCGCGCCCTGTTCAGCGCGAATGAGTTTTTGTATGTGTTCTAA
- a CDS encoding universal stress protein: MFRKILVGYDGSKGGKAALQRAAVIAKEFTAEITALWVREPLPRYSDLPGEYEEESEAADEYFQARQKEVQGVAVQHGINIPCETRRGHPAKTIVKFADDGRYDLIVIGHSDHSELWGRLLGDTADRISDHAHCSVLIVKQ, translated from the coding sequence ATGTTCAGGAAAATTCTCGTCGGTTATGACGGTTCAAAAGGCGGGAAAGCCGCTCTGCAGCGTGCCGCGGTCATCGCCAAGGAATTCACCGCTGAAATCACCGCGCTTTGGGTGCGTGAACCGCTGCCGCGCTACTCTGATCTGCCAGGCGAATACGAGGAAGAGTCGGAAGCGGCGGACGAATACTTCCAAGCACGCCAAAAGGAAGTCCAAGGTGTCGCCGTGCAACACGGTATCAACATCCCATGCGAAACCCGCCGAGGCCATCCAGCCAAAACGATTGTGAAATTCGCCGATGACGGCAGGTACGACCTGATCGTCATCGGACACAGCGATCATTCCGAATTGTGGGGACGATTGCTCGGGGACACCGCCGACCGTATCAGCGACCACGCCCATTGCAGCGTGTTGATTGTAAAACAGTGA
- a CDS encoding TfoX/Sxy family protein: MLHLRRLVTDNQGADRFEVPPAADRPLIFAEQRMKAESFKNFVLDQLRENPDVQCRPMFGGYGLYADARFFGIIHDGKLYFKTDEHTVEDYLDERMKPFRPGKKQKLKNYYEVPAFVLEDHEDLARWATKALNLESK, from the coding sequence TTGTTGCATCTTCGTCGGCTCGTCACCGACAATCAAGGCGCGGACCGGTTTGAAGTGCCACCAGCCGCAGACCGTCCACTAATTTTTGCCGAACAACGGATGAAAGCAGAGTCGTTTAAGAATTTCGTGCTGGATCAATTGCGCGAAAATCCGGATGTGCAGTGCCGCCCCATGTTTGGCGGTTATGGGCTTTATGCGGACGCGCGCTTCTTTGGCATCATTCACGACGGCAAGCTTTATTTCAAAACGGACGAACACACCGTGGAGGATTACCTGGACGAACGAATGAAGCCCTTTAGGCCGGGCAAGAAGCAGAAGCTGAAGAATTATTACGAAGTTCCCGCGTTTGTGTTGGAAGACCACGAGGATCTGGCTCGCTGGGCAACCAAAGCCCTCAATCTCGAATCGAAATAA